The sequence below is a genomic window from Maylandia zebra isolate NMK-2024a linkage group LG18, Mzebra_GT3a, whole genome shotgun sequence.
GCTCTGGCTGTCCTCAGTGTCGTCTCCatctacaaaaaaaagaaagcaggttAGAACACCACATTAAAAACTTTCTGGATGCTATCagctgtgtaattattgctttaaaaaaaaaaagaaaaaaaaaaaagagtaaaatacACCATAACATCCACTGTTTGCAATAACTTATCTCTTCTGCTAGATGTGTTCTTCAACTGGAACAACCACTTCATTTGTCCTCGCCCTCTTTATATAACCAAAAGATAATTACTTCTCCTGGTGGTAGGAAGTATAGCAGGGCTCATTTCTACCTTTGTTTGGGTTAGTTAAAGTacaaaaataatgattttaaagtttttagTGTAGGTCGGTGCAAGGAGCACCCTCcagagctgaaaaatgaagccaacaaGGGAGtggcaaaaactgcagttcctccagGTGGCACTAGATGAGGTTGACTCTAAAAGTGAGTACACTCAAAGATGGCTTTGATCTCCATGTGTAGTTTTCCCATATTTTATAACTCATCCACCTGCATAACTGAGGCAGCTGCAGCTGATCGCTGCCTGCTAGGACACGTCCACTGCTCTGAGTCCTTAGACTGGACCTCctcactgtgtgtgttgttgtatccttttggagcatttatcTGATCACTATTATGGTTTGCTATTTGGTACAGACCACCTCAGAAGTTTGGCTCTCATTTTCACAGTGAAGACTAAGCATTACCTTTTCAGATCCTCTGGACTTCCTCGGGATGGTGCATGGCTTTAGATGTGTTAAGGCAGCATTACTTTTCAGCTTTCCGTTGAAATTGAAAGGTGTTAAATTTGTTATAGTTTGTATAAGTTCTTAAGATGTTCTGTAACTTCTATTTTccttacttttttttaaccatgtcCTCATATGTATGTTCTCCttgtatatatagatatatgccTATTTATCTATTGCctatttaaaaacttttttggaTACAGAGACTAAAGTGAACCAGAGTCAAATTCCTTGTTTATGTGCACAAACTAGGCCAAATAAAAATTATTCTGATAACCATCTTAAACTCCTGCGTAGATGGTAGATGGCTTCTCCTCCCTGAACCTGATTCTGCcaggtctcttcctgtttaaaAGAACTTCTTTCttctcactgtcgccaagtgtttgctcacaGAGGATTGTTTGATTACAGTAGTAGTACAGTAGCATCTTTACCTTGTTATAAATTGgccctatataaataaaacagagtgGAATTTATATACAGGATTTTGTGCGACCAGACAGTTAAATTCTGATTCCTATCCCAGGGGTGGTACACCCCAAACAAATCAGTGTAGCGTATTACCTCCTCCTCCTGCGTTGATGTGCAGCTGGGACAGAGACAGGGTGAGGGGCATCTCTCTTCCCTCAGGGTCGGTGGGACTCTGCAGGATGTCATGCAGGGCGTTCCTCCGGCCCGTCCTGCCAGAAGCGATGAAGTCTGCGTATGTGGCCTCAACATCAGACATCGCTCACGCATTGTTCACACAGCAACACCTACAAGAAGAGCAGCTGTACATTTACTCTCAGTGGTTCACCTACACACACCACAGTGTGTACTTTTGCAACTCATTGTGTAATGCAGGGTTGCTTGAAAGGTCTTGTGATATTATGATAGTGCTACTTTACAAACGACACGAAAAGAGGCAATAAGGATACCATGTGTTGTTTTAATAAGTCAATTCAACCATTAAATATCTGTACCTGCGCAGGGAGGCACGTGTGTCAGTGTTCTCTGTCTTAAGCCTGAACAATCTTGTGTCATTCATTTGCACAGCTATTCGGTCCTTTGGTAATCCGGCCATAAAGCAGGCCTTCAAGTCCTCAAGTCAAGAACCAGGTGAAGTCCGTCTACCACAAAAACACGTGACAGGATTTCGTTCCGTTTAAGTCCGGTTCTCAGTATTTCCTTACCTTCAGTGATGACGTATCTGTTGGAAGAACTCGGCGCTACATTGTGTAGGGAGGGAGGGACTTCACTCAAAGCAGCACAACGGGCCCGACATCATATCAAACGaccaaacagaacaaacaacacaaaaccaaaGGAATAAACTACAAGTATATGTGGCCAAAAAACCACCGAAGCCAAGCAACGAGACTTCGGTACCAACACAGTGAGATTACGCTACATAGCGCGATGTGCCCGGGCTTGAAATCACCGAATATCAATCACACCAGCAGGACGGTTTGAAAAGTCCTTAATCTATTCTCCATGGCCGCCGCATCTTCCTCCTTCGCGACCAATGAGCAGACGGCAATCCGTATCTGATCGCTCATTGGACAGCGGGCACAAAAGGATGAGAGGAGAGAGCTCTGAGCAGCACCGATGCTTATGATGTGTTTCACGTTACCTCGTAAAAATGACAACCAAAACACTAAACTCAAATATATCCATTATTTAacatagaaaataaatacactATAATGTAGGTTCATTCGAAATTTATTCAGTGTTAGTTCTTTAGAaaattttttattgttatttaaattattattttattttttattcttaataaaaaaaaaagaagaataacatTTATGAAATGACTTTCGTTTATCATGCAACATTGAATGCCTCAAGCTTTTTGTTGTGAAAGGCTTTTACATATCCGAGATAAAAATGACAATATTTTCTGAGACtttatggacaaaaaaaaaaagaagattaattGATTCATggaaataattaattatttattgaaaaaaaagttagctgcagtccaattttttgttttttattaaggTAAATGGCCTATATTATTTATCAAATATTTCCAGACATAaagcactctttttttttcattttaaacagtGAAGACTAGAAAGAAAATATACTGAAAATATACACTCACTTGCCACTTTATTAGTTACACCTGTCCAACTTCTTGTTAATGTAAATATCTATCGCATGTAGACATGTGAACGTGGACAAGAAAACCTGCTGAATTTCAATCTGAGCATCAAAATGGGGAAgaaagctgatttaaatgacacGTGTTGTGGGTTTAATCTAGTTTGCAATCCCTGTCCtcaaaacacatacagacaaaaCTAAATAAGATCTAcaatctgcaaaataaatacTGCATAGGGCAGCACAGGGGACAAACAGTATAGTGAAGTAGCATAAAACAAGATACAGAGATTATTCATGACTGCATGACAGATTCCTCTTTCAAgaagtttaattttaaaaaaggatccCAGTCAGGGTCCTGTATCAGGCCAATTCCCTAAATAGAAAATGCTATCTGTCCAAATGAGGATTTGTATAATGCAATCTTGCAGTTTCCATTAGGTGCTCCATTCGTTACTGAATCCAAAGCTTTTAAGGGGAACCACAAGATCACTGAGCGCCTTAGGGGCCAGATTATGTAAGACTTTAGAAATCAGTTTAAGATTTTAGGATCGTGtagtgtaataaaatgatcaaaactgatgttttttgttgttttttttaaaaaatatatatatatttttttaaaatgatagaTACATATTTTACCTGTGAAACATGTTCCCTGGATTTCTTGTCACTGACTCATTAGTTAGTCTTAATGCCGTGTGAGTCATAGAACTTTAGGAAAACACATTTAGAGAAATAAGATGCAACAaatggtatggcaacagcaccgcctacaactgcaaagctctccagcgagtagtgcggtgctctgaacggataattggaggtgagcttccctccctccaagacatctacaggaagcggtgcctgaggaaagcggggaggatcatcaaggactccagtcaccccagccataaactgttcagactgcttccatcaggaaggaggttctgcagcatccggtcccgtaccagcagactgagagacagcttcttccaccaggccatcagactgctgaacacgtcatagacacctcagcttcactactggaactttaacattatgcactccagactgtacagtaatgccactgttttgcacatgtctcactctgtatattttattttatttattttatatattttatttattgtttactctatttaatttgtaaaatatgtgtacacacacacacacacacacacacacacacacacacacgtagaaaaatatttggtatacacatccagaaatgcatatactattatatattgtacatatatttattagtttcagatgtagccattcttgtattttgcttgtttacattattgtattttgcacaactctgttgcttgtgaagctcacacacaagaatttcactcacatgtgctgtaccaatgtacctgcacatgtgatgtgacaataaaggtgatttgatttgattttgaagaTGCTTCAGTGCAGGCTATATTTCTccatttttaaatgaatcatttcaaaagGAGGTTTGCTAGTGTGCGACTACTGATGCATGTGCACTGGGCAGGTGCTGCCACACTAAGATGAAAAACAAGTCCATATGAAATCCAAACAATGGAGTTTGGATTCAGTAGATCTCAGTGCAGAGAACATGATGGGAAGCAAGCTTAATGTCATTAGATGTAACTTTACTTTTGTAATTCCTGTTGAAAGGTGCTCTTTAAACATGACAAGGCCAGGAGATAATCGTTGGAAATGCTTGGTTCAAACCACAGGATGGCGCTGTTGTCAGAGAGAATAAGAAGCGATGCCTTACAATCAGCCAAATGTGCATCAGGTATTCCTTTGATACTGTGTCAGTGGGGAGTAAAGAGTCCTTCATTATGAAACAGATAAAGAATTCTTAAAATTCTATAGTAATTTCAGCAGTGAGTAACAGGCTGTGTGGAAATACAGACCATATAGCATACAACATGTAACCAGTGACGTGGAGCATTCATTGCCTTTGGGGGAGCAAATACATTTAATGCCACATCAGCTTTTATCTATAATttggcaataaataaatacaaattaaaaatcataCAAATGCATCAGTTGCGATGTTTGTTCTGGCACTCAGACACCAATGTCAGTAgtcctctttttcttctgtgtgATGGCAAAGAGAGGCTCAGCTCACTTATTCACTGACAGTCTGCACTGCTGCGCTTTACCTTTCTTCAGGGGCTTCCAGCTCAAGGAACAATTCTCAGAGGAGCATGTTAAAAATTCTCTCTGTTAATGTGTAGTGCCAAGCTGAACTCATACCACATCAACTACAAGGGTTTTCACGTGGACTCTTAATGTTGGACCTACAGGGAATTTCAAATAGACACGGCAAATGCACATTTTGTATATACAGTGAAAAGCGACTGcacataataaaaaacaattacAAGTTACATTCCTGAGTATGTTTACAAATTCTCAAAAGAAAGGGGAGGTTTAAAAATCTCAAGCATTATGTGACTTTATTTGAAAGAATGGTACAGCTGTTTGCCTAGCAAAGGTTTTACTGAAGGGTGTGAACAGAAGCACCATGTAAGAATGTAGGGCTCTCTTCTCTGGTCTAGCACCTTTAACAATCCCTCATCTGAACTAAGCAACTGTATTGTATGTTTGACTAGATTTGGATGAGATGTGACAGTGTCCTCCTCCTAAAAGAGTCTTGTGGCACGGCTTTAATAATCTTAAGAATACTTAAAGTACATCGCTACATATCTGTGGGAAAGTATTTGTCACCTTCTTGATTTCTTAGTTTCTTGCATATTTTTCACACAtgtatgtttcagatcatcaaacaaagttTAATATTAGACCAATATAaactgagtaaatacaaaagtttttaaattaatatttctATTACTACGGGGAAGAAAGCCAAACCTACCTTAGCCTATGTGAAAAAGTATCACTAAACCCACCCTCAGTCTTTCATGTCACTgcaggaattttggcccaccaCACTGGAGTGTTTTCAAGAATGAACGACCTgtcctcctaagacccgaactcttccatggcatgcatttttaatttccctttgatatttgggcatattgggacccgatgattgtaaaaacaaagaatttccagattttttacctgattttttttctgacaaaaattagatccacatatgaggatatttatttaaaatttcgatagaaaagtggcagtataatgtcctcgtaagtggatatcaggcccttgtaaaattgagtattttggtctagacatccgaaaatgtgatgtccacatatgtggacaccaggtcctaggaggttaaagtcaTGTCAAAGCATCTCAACTGGACttaagtctggactttgactaggccgttccaaaacctttttgttttttcaagccATTCCATGGACTTTTGggtgtgtttcagatcattgtcctgctacATAATCCATGTGTGCTTGAGCTTCAGGgcatgaactgatgaccagacattctccttcagaGTTTTCTGGTAGACAGCAAAATTCATGTTTCCATCAGTTACAGAGAGTCGCCCAGGCCCTGAAACAACAAAGCAGCCCCAGACCGTCACACGGCCACCACTGTGTTTTACTGCtggtatgatgttctttttatggAATTCTGTGTTAGTTTTATACCACATGTAACAAAACCCATCTAAAGGTTCATTACATCTCTGTGGTAGTTGATTTTTGTTGTAAGTAATCTGCATGGATACTGCTCTACTACTACTAGAGTCAAAACCTTGCAAAAACAAGCATACCCGACAACTGCAATGCCAAATCTGTACGGGTTACCTGAAACAAAGACTGACGTCTGGTCCCTGTGCTTGCTGTCTTGCACATCTCAACAACTGTGTATGATTTGTGTTAGTTTGGAGTGGATCAATAAAACCTGCATTATCTTCTTGCTGTATCTTTAATAAGATAGCAGTTCAGCCTCTCCTGATGCGACCTTCTTCCACgagcttctttcttttcttttctttttacattgaGGTTAACCTTCCTTACAAGCTGCTTCCGCAGAAAAGGACACAATTCAGACCTCAGTGAAAGCAGTGGCATGTTTTATTCACTACAGAAGACGAGGTTGGCGATGATCTGAGTAGACCTGCGAACCTGCACAGGAATTTATCAGAGGAGGAGCAGCTCTGCTGATAAAAAATAATCTAAACATTCATCTCTCCAGTTTTGTCTATTACATTTTAATTGCAACCAGGAGCTCTACTGTTTTATGGtatctcagttttctgtgaatTTTTAATGACACAGATGGAACAGGTTAAAAAAGATAATAGATCCAAGTAAAAGACATTATTTTTGCAGATGAATATTGTATTTatatgtttgtttgggttttttaaaaatatttcttcacactACAATGAATTGGAAgaatacatatttatatatggAAAGATGTAGTGCAGTTATAAGTGTGCTGCTGTTTGGTGTTGCTGCAAGGGAGGAGATTAAAGGTGTCTGATATAagtgtttatttaaaatcaGATATTTTGATAAAGGCATTAAGTTACTCTCCTTTTATCTTTGTGACAGATGGCTGaatctccctga
It includes:
- the LOC143413584 gene encoding cAMP-dependent protein kinase inhibitor alpha-like, giving the protein MSDVEATYADFIASGRTGRRNALHDILQSPTDPEGREMPLTLSLSQLHINAGGGDGDDTEDSQSSSSSAQREAEQRNS